The DNA segment ATTAGTTTGGCTTTCCAAAACATCGTAGACCATCTGCTGCAAAACACCGTCGCCAATTCCGTGGATGACTTCCAGTTTTTTTAAATGGTTCTGGCGGCAATAGTCAAGCGTTTTTAACAGTTTGTCTTTCTGTATGAATAATCTTTCAAACGAATCTATTTCAGTTGGGTTATTTGTGAATTTCTCAAAGTGCAAATCCAGTATAAAAGGTTGTTTATTATGTTTCTTGGAAACTGGTTTAGAAAGTTCTTCTTTACGAACAGTTTTAATCTTTTCGTAAATCTCAGCTTCTTGCAGGACTACTTCACCTGTAGTGAATTCGTAGGGAAAACCGTGTTCATCTTCGATAATCACTATGTTGTTATTGATGGTGATGATTTTTCCTTTTAAATCATCGTTAACTACCGAAACCAAATCTCCTACTTTCACCTGATGTGTTCTACTGTTTGGCGAAAATAAGGAATTTGGTAGATTTCTAAGA comes from the Chryseobacterium sp. SNU WT5 genome and includes:
- a CDS encoding Smr/MutS family protein: MEALQFILRNLPNSLFSPNSRTHQVKVGDLVSVVNDDLKGKIITINNNIVIIEDEHGFPYEFTTGEVVLQEAEIYEKIKTVRKEELSKPVSKKHNKQPFILDLHFEKFTNNPTEIDSFERLFIQKDKLLKTLDYCRQNHLKKLEVIHGIGDGVLQQMVYDVLESQTNIEFHNKEILHHQSGTVMVFFR